One Setaria viridis chromosome 7, Setaria_viridis_v4.0, whole genome shotgun sequence genomic region harbors:
- the LOC117864263 gene encoding pentatricopeptide repeat-containing protein At2g34400 isoform X1 has product MPAAVPTLLSRCRSLAAVKQLHAHFLSHSNCPFPYNHFLSKLLSLCSSSATAASDYALLLLSSHPAPTAFSYNVALRFFAFSRPGTSLRLFLRMLRAELRPDAYTLPFLLHAAARSPAPALARSAHALLEKLGLRDHDHTVHSLIIMYSYLGDPLAARRVFDGIPRRDVVSWNSMLKAYERARMAAEVEAMFQWMVAEGAVAPNGVTVAVVLTACRNAGNLVLGRWVEKWVRSAGMEVDSLIGSALVGMYEKCGELVEARRVFDGISDKDIVAWNAMITGYAQNGMSNEAIALFHSMREVGVHPDKITLVGVLSSCAAVGALELGAELDRYASNSGLYSNVFVGTALVDMYAKCGDLDKAMQVFGNMPCKNEASWNALICGLAFNGRGHDAIQQFELMRNEIGVKPDDITFIGVLSACVHAGLLKYGRSLFNSLTPVFKIIPKIEHYSCMVDLLARAGHLEEAWDFAEKIPGKADAVMLGALLAACRKCKNVEVGERVINRIMELEPSNSWNYVVSSKIYATSDRMDDSARMIGLMRERGVSKTPGCSWVEVKGKVLEFYASAEPQHGAEDMYQLMDILVDEMRLEGYVPNLDLV; this is encoded by the exons ATGCCCGCCGCCGTTCCGACGCTATTGTCGCGCTgccgctccctcgccgccgtcaaGCAGCTCCATGCCCATTTCCTCTCACACTCCAACTGCCCCTTTCCCTACAACCACTTCCTCTCCAAGCTCCTCtccctctgctcctcctccgccactgccgcctCCGACtatgccctcctcctcctctcctcccaccCGGCCCCCACCGCCTTCTCCTACAACGTCGCGCTCCGCTTCTTTGCCTTCTCGCGCCCGGGCACCTCCCTTCGCCTGTTCCTCCGCATGCTCCGCGCGGAGCTCCGCCCAGACGCCTACACCCTCCCCTTcctgctccacgccgccgcgcgcagccCTGCCCCCGCGCTCGCTCGATCCGCCCACGCGCTCCTTGAGAAGCTCGGGCTTAGGGACCACGACCACACCGTACACTCTCTAATCATCATGTACTCCTACCTCGGTGATCCTCTTGCTGCTCGCAGGGTGTTCGACGGAATTCCCCGCCGGGACGTCGTCTCCTGGAACTCTATGCTGAAGGCATATGAGCGGGCAAGGATGGCGGCTGAGGTGGAAGCGATGTTCCAGTGGATGGTTGCTGAGGGTGCAGTGGCGCCCAACGGGGTGACTGTGGCAGTTGTGCTCACGGCGTGCAGGAATGCCGGCAACTTGGTGCTCGGGAGGTGGGTGGAGAAGTGGGTGAGGTCTGCAGGCATGGAGGTCGACTCTCTTATTGGGTCGGCGCTTGTGGGGATGTATGAGAAGTGTGGAGAGCTGGTAGAGGCTCGGCGTGTGTTTGATGGCATCAGTGACAAGGATATCGTGGCATGGAATGCCATGATCACCGG GTATGCGCAAAATGGTATGTCAAATGAAGCTATAGCATTGTTTCATAGCATGAGGGAAGTGGGAGTGCATCCAGACAAGATAACCTTGGTTGGGGTCCTTTCATCCTGCGCTGCAGTTGGTGCTCTGGAGCTAGGGGCTGAACTGGATAGGTACGCCTCAAACAGTGGCCTCTACAGCAATGTCTTTGTGGGAACAGCCTTAGTGGACATGTACGCTAAGTGTGGAGATCTTGACAAAGCCATGCAAGTTTTTGGAAATATGCCATGCAAAAATGAAGCCTCATGGAATGCATTAATCTGTGGCCTTGCCTTTAACGGTCGAGGCCATGATGCTATTCAGCAGTTTGAACTGATGAGAAATGAGATAGGAGTCAAGCCGGATGATATTACATTCATAGGAGTGCTTTCTGCTTGCGTGCACGCAGGACTACTTAAATATGGTCGCTCTTTATTCAATTCCTTGACACCTGTGTTTAAGATCATACCCAAGATTGAGCACTACTCCTGCATGGTTGATTTGTTGGCACGTGCTGGGCATTTGGAAGAAGCATGGGATTTTGCTGAGAAAATCCCTGGCAAGGCAGATGCTGTGATGTTGGGCGCTTTGCTTGCTGCTTGTCGGAAATGCAAGAATGTTGAGGTTGGTGAGAGGGTCATCAATAGGATTATGGAGCTGGAGCCATCAAACTCCTGGAACTACGTGGTGTCATCCAAAATATACGCAACCTCGGATAGAATGGATGACTCAGCAAGGATGATAGGATTAATGAGGGAGAGGGGTGTCAGCAAGACTCCAGGTTGCAGCTGGGTTGAGGTTAAAGGCAAAGTCCTTGAGTTCTATGCAAGCGCTGAACCACAGCATGGTGCGGAAGATATGTATCAACTTATGGACATACTGGTAGATGAGATGAGACTTGAGGGATATGTTCCAAACCTTGATCTGGTGTAG
- the LOC117864263 gene encoding pentatricopeptide repeat-containing protein At2g34400 isoform X3: MPAAVPTLLSRCRSLAAVKQLHAHFLSHSNCPFPYNHFLSKLLSLCSSSATAASDYALLLLSSHPAPTAFSYNVALRFFAFSRPGTSLRLFLRMLRAELRPDAYTLPFLLHAAARSPAPALARSAHALLEKLGLRDHDHTVHSLIIMYSYLGDPLAARRVFDGIPRRDVVSWNSMLKAYERARMAAEVEAMFQWMVAEGAVAPNGVTVAVVLTACRNAGNLVLGRWVEKWVRSAGMEVDSLIGSALVGMYEKCGELVEARRVFDGISDKDIVAWNAMITGQVCAKWYVK, from the exons ATGCCCGCCGCCGTTCCGACGCTATTGTCGCGCTgccgctccctcgccgccgtcaaGCAGCTCCATGCCCATTTCCTCTCACACTCCAACTGCCCCTTTCCCTACAACCACTTCCTCTCCAAGCTCCTCtccctctgctcctcctccgccactgccgcctCCGACtatgccctcctcctcctctcctcccaccCGGCCCCCACCGCCTTCTCCTACAACGTCGCGCTCCGCTTCTTTGCCTTCTCGCGCCCGGGCACCTCCCTTCGCCTGTTCCTCCGCATGCTCCGCGCGGAGCTCCGCCCAGACGCCTACACCCTCCCCTTcctgctccacgccgccgcgcgcagccCTGCCCCCGCGCTCGCTCGATCCGCCCACGCGCTCCTTGAGAAGCTCGGGCTTAGGGACCACGACCACACCGTACACTCTCTAATCATCATGTACTCCTACCTCGGTGATCCTCTTGCTGCTCGCAGGGTGTTCGACGGAATTCCCCGCCGGGACGTCGTCTCCTGGAACTCTATGCTGAAGGCATATGAGCGGGCAAGGATGGCGGCTGAGGTGGAAGCGATGTTCCAGTGGATGGTTGCTGAGGGTGCAGTGGCGCCCAACGGGGTGACTGTGGCAGTTGTGCTCACGGCGTGCAGGAATGCCGGCAACTTGGTGCTCGGGAGGTGGGTGGAGAAGTGGGTGAGGTCTGCAGGCATGGAGGTCGACTCTCTTATTGGGTCGGCGCTTGTGGGGATGTATGAGAAGTGTGGAGAGCTGGTAGAGGCTCGGCGTGTGTTTGATGGCATCAGTGACAAGGATATCGTGGCATGGAATGCCATGATCACCGGGCaa GTATGCGCAAAATGGTATGTCAAATGA
- the LOC117864263 gene encoding pentatricopeptide repeat-containing protein At2g34400 isoform X2: MPAAVPTLLSRCRSLAAVKQLHAHFLSHSNCPFPYNHFLSKLLSLCSSSATAASDYALLLLSSHPAPTAFSYNVALRFFAFSRPGTSLRLFLRMLRAELRPDAYTLPFLLHAAARSPAPALARSAHALLEKLGLRDHDHTVHSLIIMYSYLGDPLAARRVFDGIPRRDVVSWNSMLKAYERARMAAEVEAMFQWMVAEGAVAPNGVTVAVVLTACRNAGNLVLGRWVEKWVRSAGMEVDSLIGSALVGMYEKCGELVEARRVFDGISDKDIVAWNAMITGQMMQVCAKWYVK, from the exons ATGCCCGCCGCCGTTCCGACGCTATTGTCGCGCTgccgctccctcgccgccgtcaaGCAGCTCCATGCCCATTTCCTCTCACACTCCAACTGCCCCTTTCCCTACAACCACTTCCTCTCCAAGCTCCTCtccctctgctcctcctccgccactgccgcctCCGACtatgccctcctcctcctctcctcccaccCGGCCCCCACCGCCTTCTCCTACAACGTCGCGCTCCGCTTCTTTGCCTTCTCGCGCCCGGGCACCTCCCTTCGCCTGTTCCTCCGCATGCTCCGCGCGGAGCTCCGCCCAGACGCCTACACCCTCCCCTTcctgctccacgccgccgcgcgcagccCTGCCCCCGCGCTCGCTCGATCCGCCCACGCGCTCCTTGAGAAGCTCGGGCTTAGGGACCACGACCACACCGTACACTCTCTAATCATCATGTACTCCTACCTCGGTGATCCTCTTGCTGCTCGCAGGGTGTTCGACGGAATTCCCCGCCGGGACGTCGTCTCCTGGAACTCTATGCTGAAGGCATATGAGCGGGCAAGGATGGCGGCTGAGGTGGAAGCGATGTTCCAGTGGATGGTTGCTGAGGGTGCAGTGGCGCCCAACGGGGTGACTGTGGCAGTTGTGCTCACGGCGTGCAGGAATGCCGGCAACTTGGTGCTCGGGAGGTGGGTGGAGAAGTGGGTGAGGTCTGCAGGCATGGAGGTCGACTCTCTTATTGGGTCGGCGCTTGTGGGGATGTATGAGAAGTGTGGAGAGCTGGTAGAGGCTCGGCGTGTGTTTGATGGCATCAGTGACAAGGATATCGTGGCATGGAATGCCATGATCACCGGGCaa ATGATGCAGGTATGCGCAAAATGGTATGTCAAATGA
- the LOC117864263 gene encoding pentatricopeptide repeat-containing protein At2g34400 isoform X4, translating to MPAAVPTLLSRCRSLAAVKQLHAHFLSHSNCPFPYNHFLSKLLSLCSSSATAASDYALLLLSSHPAPTAFSYNVALRFFAFSRPGTSLRLFLRMLRAELRPDAYTLPFLLHAAARSPAPALARSAHALLEKLGLRDHDHTVHSLIIMYSYLGDPLAARRVFDGIPRRDVVSWNSMLKAYERARMAAEVEAMFQWMVAEGAVAPNGVTVAVVLTACRNAGNLVLGRWVEKWVRSAGMEVDSLIGSALVGMYEKCGELVEARRVFDGISDKDIVAWNAMITG from the exons ATGCCCGCCGCCGTTCCGACGCTATTGTCGCGCTgccgctccctcgccgccgtcaaGCAGCTCCATGCCCATTTCCTCTCACACTCCAACTGCCCCTTTCCCTACAACCACTTCCTCTCCAAGCTCCTCtccctctgctcctcctccgccactgccgcctCCGACtatgccctcctcctcctctcctcccaccCGGCCCCCACCGCCTTCTCCTACAACGTCGCGCTCCGCTTCTTTGCCTTCTCGCGCCCGGGCACCTCCCTTCGCCTGTTCCTCCGCATGCTCCGCGCGGAGCTCCGCCCAGACGCCTACACCCTCCCCTTcctgctccacgccgccgcgcgcagccCTGCCCCCGCGCTCGCTCGATCCGCCCACGCGCTCCTTGAGAAGCTCGGGCTTAGGGACCACGACCACACCGTACACTCTCTAATCATCATGTACTCCTACCTCGGTGATCCTCTTGCTGCTCGCAGGGTGTTCGACGGAATTCCCCGCCGGGACGTCGTCTCCTGGAACTCTATGCTGAAGGCATATGAGCGGGCAAGGATGGCGGCTGAGGTGGAAGCGATGTTCCAGTGGATGGTTGCTGAGGGTGCAGTGGCGCCCAACGGGGTGACTGTGGCAGTTGTGCTCACGGCGTGCAGGAATGCCGGCAACTTGGTGCTCGGGAGGTGGGTGGAGAAGTGGGTGAGGTCTGCAGGCATGGAGGTCGACTCTCTTATTGGGTCGGCGCTTGTGGGGATGTATGAGAAGTGTGGAGAGCTGGTAGAGGCTCGGCGTGTGTTTGATGGCATCAGTGACAAGGATATCGTGGCATGGAATGCCATGATCACCGG ATGA